Proteins encoded in a region of the Cataglyphis hispanica isolate Lineage 1 chromosome 14, ULB_Chis1_1.0, whole genome shotgun sequence genome:
- the LOC126854679 gene encoding NAD(+) hydrolase sarm1-like isoform X2 — translation MHTTAPPRAVKQLRRNVGHHAPLNYRNRLMSEFPVDGSENGDMHTVMENFQKKNNLVTGRTHHVTHHPQVTTTSSQMLTTNQSQRQSSSTSTTSSSSSRVAKSSQRILTSSSSSEMKASSMKSDLTELKRGISEMKNISTNFSQRLRSSMENLVDRDGNGSEETNLSEPLVTFPDPDTPPPVSDAVTLAGGSPSQLSSLNSLNNLHHGMSPPINIPNMANLPAGQETMKFEQKKMTSASKTKVVTDGFSAEKATANSAEMRALQAGDVSYKEQSAATAARARVELDGVSAEKSVAAAREQRSLKAGDLSHQESNNMAASTMKLQSDSFTSEKKAMAAQQQRQTVTSTGIFNHEKHMASSSQSSITIASKSGVSSSKSMINAASAVNQLMNGMRPPTAEDELLSLPLDDLDLLCSKSNPQDVDCAIAKYCSLLDSFVERLKASADGSKSSSSSKAPQLLNRVNEIIRKAWAVPTHGHELGYTLCNTLRTRGGLDLLMANCVANDHELQFSSARLLEQCLTTENRAHVVENGLEKVVNVACVCTKNANSVDHARVGTGILEHLFKHSEGTCSDVIRLGGLDAVLFECRKNDVETLRHCAGALANLSLYGGAENQEAMIKRKVPMWLFPLAFHNDDNIKYYACLAIAVLVANKEIEAAVLKSGTLDLVEPFVTSHNPYEFAKSNLAHAHGQSKNWLERLVPVLSSKREEARNLAAFHFCMEAGIKKQQGNTEIFRTIGAIEPLKKVASCPNAIASKYAAQALRLIGEEIPHKLSQQVPLWSTEDVREWVKQIGFAEVAPNFVESRVDGDLLLQLTEENLREDIGLTNGIMRRRFARELQNLKKMADYSSRDTGNLNSFLQSIGQEFSIYTYSMLNAGVDKDSIRNLSEDQLLNECGIANSIHRIRILDAIKNMQHNQFSSCEYESPDKSLDVFVSYRRSNGSQLASLLKVHLQLRGFSVFIDVERLEAGKFDNNLLQSIRQAKHFLLVLTPSALERCIQDTECKDWVHREIVAALQSQCNIIPIIDNFQWPEPEELPEDMRAVCHFNGVRWIHDYQDACVDKLERFMRGEIPMRSESAGIPRSMAPKDVTQPSTPGSTNIRQPPNYQRMHSNESRGSDKDSTGGRD, via the exons ATGTCGGAGTTTCCAGTGGACGGAAGCGAGAACGGGGACATGCATACTGTCATGGAGAACTTCCAAAAGAAGAACAATCTGGTGACCGGCAGGACGCATCACGTCACCCATCATCCGCAGGTCACCACCACGTCGTCGCAG ATGCTGACGACAAACCAGAGCCAGCGCCAGAGTAGCAGCACAAGTACCACTAGTAGTAGCAGCAGCAGGGTGGCCAAGTCCTCGCAGAGGATCCTCACCTCGTCCTCGTCGAGTGAGATGAAGGCGAGCTCCATGAAGAGCGATCTGACGGAACTCAAGCGCGGCATCTCGGAGATGAAGAACATCTCGACCAATTTTTCGCAACGGCTGCGCAGCAGTATGGAGAACCTCGTGGACAG agatGGCAATGGATCAGAAGAGACCAATCTCTCAGAACCGTTAGTGACTTTTCCGGATCCGGACACGCCGCCACCTGTCAGTGACGCTGTCACATTGGCGGGCGGTTCTCCGTCCCAGCTGAGTTCCCTAAATTCTCTGAACAATCTTCATCACGGCATGAGTCCACCGATCAATATACCTAATATGGCAAATCTACCTGCCGGCCAGGAAACTATGAAATTCGAACAGAAAAAGATGACCAGCGCCTCTAAAACAAAA GTCGTCACGGATGGATTTAGCGCCGAAAAGGCAACGGCAAACAGCGCCGAGATGAGAGCCCTGCAAGCCGGCGATGTCTCGTACAAGGAGCAAAGCGCCGCGACGGCGGCGAGGGCGCGCGTCGAGCTCGACGGCGTCTCGGCAGAGAAAAGCGTCGCTGCCGCGAGG GAACAGAGAAGCTTGAAAGCTGGCGATCTATCGCATCAGGAGAGCAACAACATGGCAGCGTCTACGATGAAGCTCCAGAGTGATTCGTTCACTTCCGAAAAg AAAGCGATGGCGGCGCAGCAGCAACGGCAGACAGTCACATCGACCGGCATCTTCAATCACGAGAAGCACATGGCATCAAGCTCACAGTCAAGCATCACGATCGCGTCCAAGTCAGGTGTGAGCTCATCTAAGTCGATGATCAACGCGGCAAGTGCTGTTAATCAGCTGATGAACGGTATGCGACCACCAACGGCCGAAGACGAGCTACTATCCCTGCCATTGGATGATCTCGACCTATTGTGTTCTAAGTCGAATCCGCAGGATGTAGACTGCGCGATCGCCAAATACTGTAGCTTACTTGACAGCTTCGTGGAACGACTAAAGGCGAGCGCTGACGGCAGCAagagcagcagcagcagcaaggCACCGCAATTGCTGAATAGGGTGAACGAGATCATTCGGAAAGCTTGGGCAGTACCGACACATGGTCACGAATTGGGTTACACTCTATGCAACACCCTAAGGACACGCGGTGGTCTCGACCTCTTAATGGCTAACTGTGTAGCGAATGATCACGAACTGCAGTTCTCGTCGGCGAGGCTACTGGAGCAATGTCTGACCACGGAGAATCGCGCCCACGTGGTGGAGAATGGCCTGGAGAAGGTAGTAAACGTGGCGTGCGTGTGCACGAAGAATGCCAATTCCGTAGATCACGCACGCGTTGGCACTGGGATCCTCGAGCACCTGTTCAAGCACAGCGAAGGCACGTGTAGCGATGTGATCCGGCTAGGCGGTCTAGACGCGGTGCTGTTTGAGTGCCGAAAGAACGACGTGGAAACGCTGCGACATTGTGCGGGAGCGCTCGCGAATCTGTCACTGTACGGCGGCGCCGAGAATCAGGAGGCAATGATCAAACGTAAAGTGCCGATGTGGCTGTTTCCACTCGCTTTCCACAACGACGACAACATCAAGTACTATGCCTGTCTTGCGATTGCTGTATTAGTCGCTAATAAAGAGATCGAGGCGGCCGTGCTCAAGTCCGGTACCCTTGACCTTGTCGAGCCGTTTGTCACATCACACAACCCCTACGAGTTCGCCAAATCTAACTTGGCGCACGCCCACGGCCAGAGTAAAAACTGGCTGGAGAGGCTCGTGCCGGTTTTGAGCTCGAAACGGGAAGAAGCTCGCAATCTGGCGGCTTTCCACTTCTGCATGGAGGCGGGGATCAAGAAACAGCAGGGAAATACCGAGATATTCCGGACGATCGGCGCGATCGAGCCACTGAAAAAAGTCGCCAGCTGTCCTAACGCGATCGCGTCCAAGTACGCGGCTCAGGCGTTAAGATTGATTGGCGAGGAAATTCCACATAAACTCAGCCAGCAAGTACCTTTGTGGTCCACCGAGGACGTCCGCGAATGGGTGAAACAGATCGGTTTTGCTGAGGTCGCCCCAAACTTTGTGGAGAGTCGGGTGGACGGCGATCTGTTACTGCAGTTGACGGAAGAGAATCTACGAGAGGACATAGGCCTAACGAACGGTATCATGCGCCGAAGATTCGCTCGAGAACTGCAAAATCTGAAGAAGATGGCTGACTACAGCAGCCGCGACACCGGTAATCTAAATAGCTTTCTGCAATCAATCGGCCAAGAATTCTCCATCTATACGTACAGCATGTTGAACGCCGGCGTAGACAAGGATTCAATACGCAATCTCTCGGAGGATCAGTTGCTGAACGAATGCGGCATCGCCAATAGCATTCACCGAATCAGGATCCTCGATGCTATCAAGAACATGCAGCACAATCAATTCAGCTCGTGCGAGTACGAATCACCGGACAAGTCGCTCGACGTGTTTGTTAGTTATCGTAGATCGAATGGCTCGCAGCTGGCGAGTCTATTGAAGGTGCACTTGCAGTTGCGCGGCTTCTCGGTATTCATCGACGTCGAGAGGCTCGAGGCGGGCAAGTTCGACAACAATCTGTTGCAGAGCATCAGGCAGGCTAAACACTTCCTTCTCGTGCTCACACCATCGGCTTTGGAGAGGTGTATACAAGACACAGAGTGCAAGGACTGGGTTCACAGG GAGATTGTTGCTGCATTGCAGTCGCAATGTAACATAATCCCTATCATTGATAACTTTCAATGGCCGGAACCTGAGGAACTTCCCGAGGACATGCGAGCAGTCTGCCACTTTAACGGTGTCCGCTGGATTCACGACTATCAAGACGCCTGCGTAGACAAATTAGAAAG GTTTATGCGAGGCGAAATACCTATGAGATCTGAGTCCGCCGGAATTCCGCGCAGCATGGCACCCAAGGACGTGACCCAGCCGAGCACACCGGGTAGCACGAATATACGACAGCCGCCTAATTATCAGCGGATGCATAGTAACGAGAGCAGGGGCAGCGACAAAGATTCCACGGGCGGGCGAGACTGA
- the LOC126854679 gene encoding NAD(+) hydrolase sarm1-like isoform X3 has translation MVVNKINMSSYSAPLHTFFSGLHTKMSEFPVDGSENGDMHTVMENFQKKNNLVTGRTHHVTHHPQVTTTSSQMLTTNQSQRQSSSTSTTSSSSSRVAKSSQRILTSSSSSEMKASSMKSDLTELKRGISEMKNISTNFSQRLRSSMENLVDRDGNGSEETNLSEPLVTFPDPDTPPPVSDAVTLAGGSPSQLSSLNSLNNLHHGMSPPINIPNMANLPAGQETMKFEQKKMTSASKTKVVTDGFSAEKATANSAEMRALQAGDVSYKEQSAATAARARVELDGVSAEKSVAAAREQRSLKAGDLSHQESNNMAASTMKLQSDSFTSEKKAMAAQQQRQTVTSTGIFNHEKHMASSSQSSITIASKSGVSSSKSMINAASAVNQLMNGMRPPTAEDELLSLPLDDLDLLCSKSNPQDVDCAIAKYCSLLDSFVERLKASADGSKSSSSSKAPQLLNRVNEIIRKAWAVPTHGHELGYTLCNTLRTRGGLDLLMANCVANDHELQFSSARLLEQCLTTENRAHVVENGLEKVVNVACVCTKNANSVDHARVGTGILEHLFKHSEGTCSDVIRLGGLDAVLFECRKNDVETLRHCAGALANLSLYGGAENQEAMIKRKVPMWLFPLAFHNDDNIKYYACLAIAVLVANKEIEAAVLKSGTLDLVEPFVTSHNPYEFAKSNLAHAHGQSKNWLERLVPVLSSKREEARNLAAFHFCMEAGIKKQQGNTEIFRTIGAIEPLKKVASCPNAIASKYAAQALRLIGEEIPHKLSQQVPLWSTEDVREWVKQIGFAEVAPNFVESRVDGDLLLQLTEENLREDIGLTNGIMRRRFARELQNLKKMADYSSRDTGNLNSFLQSIGQEFSIYTYSMLNAGVDKDSIRNLSEDQLLNECGIANSIHRIRILDAIKNMQHNQFSSCEYESPDKSLDVFVSYRRSNGSQLASLLKVHLQLRGFSVFIDVERLEAGKFDNNLLQSIRQAKHFLLVLTPSALERCIQDTECKDWVHREIVAALQSQCNIIPIIDNFQWPEPEELPEDMRAVCHFNGVRWIHDYQDACVDKLERFMRGEIPMRSESAGIPRSMAPKDVTQPSTPGSTNIRQPPNYQRMHSNESRGSDKDSTGGRD, from the exons ATGTCGGAGTTTCCAGTGGACGGAAGCGAGAACGGGGACATGCATACTGTCATGGAGAACTTCCAAAAGAAGAACAATCTGGTGACCGGCAGGACGCATCACGTCACCCATCATCCGCAGGTCACCACCACGTCGTCGCAG ATGCTGACGACAAACCAGAGCCAGCGCCAGAGTAGCAGCACAAGTACCACTAGTAGTAGCAGCAGCAGGGTGGCCAAGTCCTCGCAGAGGATCCTCACCTCGTCCTCGTCGAGTGAGATGAAGGCGAGCTCCATGAAGAGCGATCTGACGGAACTCAAGCGCGGCATCTCGGAGATGAAGAACATCTCGACCAATTTTTCGCAACGGCTGCGCAGCAGTATGGAGAACCTCGTGGACAG agatGGCAATGGATCAGAAGAGACCAATCTCTCAGAACCGTTAGTGACTTTTCCGGATCCGGACACGCCGCCACCTGTCAGTGACGCTGTCACATTGGCGGGCGGTTCTCCGTCCCAGCTGAGTTCCCTAAATTCTCTGAACAATCTTCATCACGGCATGAGTCCACCGATCAATATACCTAATATGGCAAATCTACCTGCCGGCCAGGAAACTATGAAATTCGAACAGAAAAAGATGACCAGCGCCTCTAAAACAAAA GTCGTCACGGATGGATTTAGCGCCGAAAAGGCAACGGCAAACAGCGCCGAGATGAGAGCCCTGCAAGCCGGCGATGTCTCGTACAAGGAGCAAAGCGCCGCGACGGCGGCGAGGGCGCGCGTCGAGCTCGACGGCGTCTCGGCAGAGAAAAGCGTCGCTGCCGCGAGG GAACAGAGAAGCTTGAAAGCTGGCGATCTATCGCATCAGGAGAGCAACAACATGGCAGCGTCTACGATGAAGCTCCAGAGTGATTCGTTCACTTCCGAAAAg AAAGCGATGGCGGCGCAGCAGCAACGGCAGACAGTCACATCGACCGGCATCTTCAATCACGAGAAGCACATGGCATCAAGCTCACAGTCAAGCATCACGATCGCGTCCAAGTCAGGTGTGAGCTCATCTAAGTCGATGATCAACGCGGCAAGTGCTGTTAATCAGCTGATGAACGGTATGCGACCACCAACGGCCGAAGACGAGCTACTATCCCTGCCATTGGATGATCTCGACCTATTGTGTTCTAAGTCGAATCCGCAGGATGTAGACTGCGCGATCGCCAAATACTGTAGCTTACTTGACAGCTTCGTGGAACGACTAAAGGCGAGCGCTGACGGCAGCAagagcagcagcagcagcaaggCACCGCAATTGCTGAATAGGGTGAACGAGATCATTCGGAAAGCTTGGGCAGTACCGACACATGGTCACGAATTGGGTTACACTCTATGCAACACCCTAAGGACACGCGGTGGTCTCGACCTCTTAATGGCTAACTGTGTAGCGAATGATCACGAACTGCAGTTCTCGTCGGCGAGGCTACTGGAGCAATGTCTGACCACGGAGAATCGCGCCCACGTGGTGGAGAATGGCCTGGAGAAGGTAGTAAACGTGGCGTGCGTGTGCACGAAGAATGCCAATTCCGTAGATCACGCACGCGTTGGCACTGGGATCCTCGAGCACCTGTTCAAGCACAGCGAAGGCACGTGTAGCGATGTGATCCGGCTAGGCGGTCTAGACGCGGTGCTGTTTGAGTGCCGAAAGAACGACGTGGAAACGCTGCGACATTGTGCGGGAGCGCTCGCGAATCTGTCACTGTACGGCGGCGCCGAGAATCAGGAGGCAATGATCAAACGTAAAGTGCCGATGTGGCTGTTTCCACTCGCTTTCCACAACGACGACAACATCAAGTACTATGCCTGTCTTGCGATTGCTGTATTAGTCGCTAATAAAGAGATCGAGGCGGCCGTGCTCAAGTCCGGTACCCTTGACCTTGTCGAGCCGTTTGTCACATCACACAACCCCTACGAGTTCGCCAAATCTAACTTGGCGCACGCCCACGGCCAGAGTAAAAACTGGCTGGAGAGGCTCGTGCCGGTTTTGAGCTCGAAACGGGAAGAAGCTCGCAATCTGGCGGCTTTCCACTTCTGCATGGAGGCGGGGATCAAGAAACAGCAGGGAAATACCGAGATATTCCGGACGATCGGCGCGATCGAGCCACTGAAAAAAGTCGCCAGCTGTCCTAACGCGATCGCGTCCAAGTACGCGGCTCAGGCGTTAAGATTGATTGGCGAGGAAATTCCACATAAACTCAGCCAGCAAGTACCTTTGTGGTCCACCGAGGACGTCCGCGAATGGGTGAAACAGATCGGTTTTGCTGAGGTCGCCCCAAACTTTGTGGAGAGTCGGGTGGACGGCGATCTGTTACTGCAGTTGACGGAAGAGAATCTACGAGAGGACATAGGCCTAACGAACGGTATCATGCGCCGAAGATTCGCTCGAGAACTGCAAAATCTGAAGAAGATGGCTGACTACAGCAGCCGCGACACCGGTAATCTAAATAGCTTTCTGCAATCAATCGGCCAAGAATTCTCCATCTATACGTACAGCATGTTGAACGCCGGCGTAGACAAGGATTCAATACGCAATCTCTCGGAGGATCAGTTGCTGAACGAATGCGGCATCGCCAATAGCATTCACCGAATCAGGATCCTCGATGCTATCAAGAACATGCAGCACAATCAATTCAGCTCGTGCGAGTACGAATCACCGGACAAGTCGCTCGACGTGTTTGTTAGTTATCGTAGATCGAATGGCTCGCAGCTGGCGAGTCTATTGAAGGTGCACTTGCAGTTGCGCGGCTTCTCGGTATTCATCGACGTCGAGAGGCTCGAGGCGGGCAAGTTCGACAACAATCTGTTGCAGAGCATCAGGCAGGCTAAACACTTCCTTCTCGTGCTCACACCATCGGCTTTGGAGAGGTGTATACAAGACACAGAGTGCAAGGACTGGGTTCACAGG GAGATTGTTGCTGCATTGCAGTCGCAATGTAACATAATCCCTATCATTGATAACTTTCAATGGCCGGAACCTGAGGAACTTCCCGAGGACATGCGAGCAGTCTGCCACTTTAACGGTGTCCGCTGGATTCACGACTATCAAGACGCCTGCGTAGACAAATTAGAAAG GTTTATGCGAGGCGAAATACCTATGAGATCTGAGTCCGCCGGAATTCCGCGCAGCATGGCACCCAAGGACGTGACCCAGCCGAGCACACCGGGTAGCACGAATATACGACAGCCGCCTAATTATCAGCGGATGCATAGTAACGAGAGCAGGGGCAGCGACAAAGATTCCACGGGCGGGCGAGACTGA
- the LOC126854679 gene encoding NAD(+) hydrolase sarm1-like isoform X4 — protein MGNGLSCCAYRKSKMSEFPVDGSENGDMHTVMENFQKKNNLVTGRTHHVTHHPQVTTTSSQMLTTNQSQRQSSSTSTTSSSSSRVAKSSQRILTSSSSSEMKASSMKSDLTELKRGISEMKNISTNFSQRLRSSMENLVDRDGNGSEETNLSEPLVTFPDPDTPPPVSDAVTLAGGSPSQLSSLNSLNNLHHGMSPPINIPNMANLPAGQETMKFEQKKMTSASKTKVVTDGFSAEKATANSAEMRALQAGDVSYKEQSAATAARARVELDGVSAEKSVAAAREQRSLKAGDLSHQESNNMAASTMKLQSDSFTSEKKAMAAQQQRQTVTSTGIFNHEKHMASSSQSSITIASKSGVSSSKSMINAASAVNQLMNGMRPPTAEDELLSLPLDDLDLLCSKSNPQDVDCAIAKYCSLLDSFVERLKASADGSKSSSSSKAPQLLNRVNEIIRKAWAVPTHGHELGYTLCNTLRTRGGLDLLMANCVANDHELQFSSARLLEQCLTTENRAHVVENGLEKVVNVACVCTKNANSVDHARVGTGILEHLFKHSEGTCSDVIRLGGLDAVLFECRKNDVETLRHCAGALANLSLYGGAENQEAMIKRKVPMWLFPLAFHNDDNIKYYACLAIAVLVANKEIEAAVLKSGTLDLVEPFVTSHNPYEFAKSNLAHAHGQSKNWLERLVPVLSSKREEARNLAAFHFCMEAGIKKQQGNTEIFRTIGAIEPLKKVASCPNAIASKYAAQALRLIGEEIPHKLSQQVPLWSTEDVREWVKQIGFAEVAPNFVESRVDGDLLLQLTEENLREDIGLTNGIMRRRFARELQNLKKMADYSSRDTGNLNSFLQSIGQEFSIYTYSMLNAGVDKDSIRNLSEDQLLNECGIANSIHRIRILDAIKNMQHNQFSSCEYESPDKSLDVFVSYRRSNGSQLASLLKVHLQLRGFSVFIDVERLEAGKFDNNLLQSIRQAKHFLLVLTPSALERCIQDTECKDWVHREIVAALQSQCNIIPIIDNFQWPEPEELPEDMRAVCHFNGVRWIHDYQDACVDKLERFMRGEIPMRSESAGIPRSMAPKDVTQPSTPGSTNIRQPPNYQRMHSNESRGSDKDSTGGRD, from the exons ATGTCGGAGTTTCCAGTGGACGGAAGCGAGAACGGGGACATGCATACTGTCATGGAGAACTTCCAAAAGAAGAACAATCTGGTGACCGGCAGGACGCATCACGTCACCCATCATCCGCAGGTCACCACCACGTCGTCGCAG ATGCTGACGACAAACCAGAGCCAGCGCCAGAGTAGCAGCACAAGTACCACTAGTAGTAGCAGCAGCAGGGTGGCCAAGTCCTCGCAGAGGATCCTCACCTCGTCCTCGTCGAGTGAGATGAAGGCGAGCTCCATGAAGAGCGATCTGACGGAACTCAAGCGCGGCATCTCGGAGATGAAGAACATCTCGACCAATTTTTCGCAACGGCTGCGCAGCAGTATGGAGAACCTCGTGGACAG agatGGCAATGGATCAGAAGAGACCAATCTCTCAGAACCGTTAGTGACTTTTCCGGATCCGGACACGCCGCCACCTGTCAGTGACGCTGTCACATTGGCGGGCGGTTCTCCGTCCCAGCTGAGTTCCCTAAATTCTCTGAACAATCTTCATCACGGCATGAGTCCACCGATCAATATACCTAATATGGCAAATCTACCTGCCGGCCAGGAAACTATGAAATTCGAACAGAAAAAGATGACCAGCGCCTCTAAAACAAAA GTCGTCACGGATGGATTTAGCGCCGAAAAGGCAACGGCAAACAGCGCCGAGATGAGAGCCCTGCAAGCCGGCGATGTCTCGTACAAGGAGCAAAGCGCCGCGACGGCGGCGAGGGCGCGCGTCGAGCTCGACGGCGTCTCGGCAGAGAAAAGCGTCGCTGCCGCGAGG GAACAGAGAAGCTTGAAAGCTGGCGATCTATCGCATCAGGAGAGCAACAACATGGCAGCGTCTACGATGAAGCTCCAGAGTGATTCGTTCACTTCCGAAAAg AAAGCGATGGCGGCGCAGCAGCAACGGCAGACAGTCACATCGACCGGCATCTTCAATCACGAGAAGCACATGGCATCAAGCTCACAGTCAAGCATCACGATCGCGTCCAAGTCAGGTGTGAGCTCATCTAAGTCGATGATCAACGCGGCAAGTGCTGTTAATCAGCTGATGAACGGTATGCGACCACCAACGGCCGAAGACGAGCTACTATCCCTGCCATTGGATGATCTCGACCTATTGTGTTCTAAGTCGAATCCGCAGGATGTAGACTGCGCGATCGCCAAATACTGTAGCTTACTTGACAGCTTCGTGGAACGACTAAAGGCGAGCGCTGACGGCAGCAagagcagcagcagcagcaaggCACCGCAATTGCTGAATAGGGTGAACGAGATCATTCGGAAAGCTTGGGCAGTACCGACACATGGTCACGAATTGGGTTACACTCTATGCAACACCCTAAGGACACGCGGTGGTCTCGACCTCTTAATGGCTAACTGTGTAGCGAATGATCACGAACTGCAGTTCTCGTCGGCGAGGCTACTGGAGCAATGTCTGACCACGGAGAATCGCGCCCACGTGGTGGAGAATGGCCTGGAGAAGGTAGTAAACGTGGCGTGCGTGTGCACGAAGAATGCCAATTCCGTAGATCACGCACGCGTTGGCACTGGGATCCTCGAGCACCTGTTCAAGCACAGCGAAGGCACGTGTAGCGATGTGATCCGGCTAGGCGGTCTAGACGCGGTGCTGTTTGAGTGCCGAAAGAACGACGTGGAAACGCTGCGACATTGTGCGGGAGCGCTCGCGAATCTGTCACTGTACGGCGGCGCCGAGAATCAGGAGGCAATGATCAAACGTAAAGTGCCGATGTGGCTGTTTCCACTCGCTTTCCACAACGACGACAACATCAAGTACTATGCCTGTCTTGCGATTGCTGTATTAGTCGCTAATAAAGAGATCGAGGCGGCCGTGCTCAAGTCCGGTACCCTTGACCTTGTCGAGCCGTTTGTCACATCACACAACCCCTACGAGTTCGCCAAATCTAACTTGGCGCACGCCCACGGCCAGAGTAAAAACTGGCTGGAGAGGCTCGTGCCGGTTTTGAGCTCGAAACGGGAAGAAGCTCGCAATCTGGCGGCTTTCCACTTCTGCATGGAGGCGGGGATCAAGAAACAGCAGGGAAATACCGAGATATTCCGGACGATCGGCGCGATCGAGCCACTGAAAAAAGTCGCCAGCTGTCCTAACGCGATCGCGTCCAAGTACGCGGCTCAGGCGTTAAGATTGATTGGCGAGGAAATTCCACATAAACTCAGCCAGCAAGTACCTTTGTGGTCCACCGAGGACGTCCGCGAATGGGTGAAACAGATCGGTTTTGCTGAGGTCGCCCCAAACTTTGTGGAGAGTCGGGTGGACGGCGATCTGTTACTGCAGTTGACGGAAGAGAATCTACGAGAGGACATAGGCCTAACGAACGGTATCATGCGCCGAAGATTCGCTCGAGAACTGCAAAATCTGAAGAAGATGGCTGACTACAGCAGCCGCGACACCGGTAATCTAAATAGCTTTCTGCAATCAATCGGCCAAGAATTCTCCATCTATACGTACAGCATGTTGAACGCCGGCGTAGACAAGGATTCAATACGCAATCTCTCGGAGGATCAGTTGCTGAACGAATGCGGCATCGCCAATAGCATTCACCGAATCAGGATCCTCGATGCTATCAAGAACATGCAGCACAATCAATTCAGCTCGTGCGAGTACGAATCACCGGACAAGTCGCTCGACGTGTTTGTTAGTTATCGTAGATCGAATGGCTCGCAGCTGGCGAGTCTATTGAAGGTGCACTTGCAGTTGCGCGGCTTCTCGGTATTCATCGACGTCGAGAGGCTCGAGGCGGGCAAGTTCGACAACAATCTGTTGCAGAGCATCAGGCAGGCTAAACACTTCCTTCTCGTGCTCACACCATCGGCTTTGGAGAGGTGTATACAAGACACAGAGTGCAAGGACTGGGTTCACAGG GAGATTGTTGCTGCATTGCAGTCGCAATGTAACATAATCCCTATCATTGATAACTTTCAATGGCCGGAACCTGAGGAACTTCCCGAGGACATGCGAGCAGTCTGCCACTTTAACGGTGTCCGCTGGATTCACGACTATCAAGACGCCTGCGTAGACAAATTAGAAAG GTTTATGCGAGGCGAAATACCTATGAGATCTGAGTCCGCCGGAATTCCGCGCAGCATGGCACCCAAGGACGTGACCCAGCCGAGCACACCGGGTAGCACGAATATACGACAGCCGCCTAATTATCAGCGGATGCATAGTAACGAGAGCAGGGGCAGCGACAAAGATTCCACGGGCGGGCGAGACTGA